TTTTGCCGGCTTCTCTGGTGGCAGAAAAAGCGTCATGCCCGGCGTGGCCTCGGCTACCACTGTTTTGGCGAACCACTGCGCTAAATTTATCGCTAGCGAGTATGCGCGTGCGGGTATTCTGACAAACAACCCCCTGCACATAGATATGCTGTACGCGGCCAAGGCCGTGAATTTGGCCTTCATCATGAATGTGGTTATCGATGCCGAAAAGAGAGTGATCAAGGCCTTTGCCGGCCACATGGAGGAAGCACATCTAACTGGCTGTGAGTTTGTGGCCAAGCTAGCGGCCGTCAAAGCAATCAAGGCTGATATTGCAATCACTTCTAACGGCGGCTATCCCTTAGACCAAAATGTCTACCAGGCTGTTAAGGGCATGACCGCCGCGGAGGCCACCTGCAAAGAAGGCGGCGTCATTATAATAGCCGCAGCCTGTAATGATGGCCACGGTGGCAAAGACTTCTACGAGACCTTTCTTAACTGCCCTTCTGCTGAAGCGATTTTCGAAGAAATCATGCGCGTTCCCATGGAAGAAACCGTGCCCGACCAGTGGGAATCGCAGATCTTAGCCCGCATTTTAATGAAGCACAAGGTCATCTTGGTCAGCTCGCATTGTGACCCCCAGTTAATCACCAATATGCACATGCTACATGCCTACTCACTGCCAGCGGCTTTGGACATGGCTTATGCAATGAAGGGTGACCAGGCTAGCGTCGTGGTTGTGCCCGATGGCGTATCGGTCATCGTTTCATCCTGACAGTAATAGCATAATCGAAGAGGCCAGCGTCACTTTGCGCTGGCCTCTTGGCTTACCCAAGAAATCTGATACGGTCGCTACTCGCGGGCACGCCATTGTCTACTCGCTGCCAAACCCCCTCAGTATATAACTCGTAGTTGGCGAAGGCGCAGGCTAGGCCTTGCGCCAGCATAAGGTTGGCATTGTCCATGAGCTGAAAATGCAGATGGGGCTGCGACGAGTTTCCGGTGTGCCCGACTAATCCTAGCTGGTGGCCAACTTCTACCCTGTCCCCCTCCTTGACGCTAACACTGCCGGGGTGCAGGTGCGCATAGAAAGAATAGCATGACTCATGCTTAACGATGACATAGTTGCCCACGAAGTCATGCAAGTCCACATTTTCGGGGTCGGGCCGAGCTAGGCGCTTGGCAAACTTAAGCGAATTTCTTACCATGCCGAGCATACTAAGCCAGGGGTTAAGCCAGCCTGGCTCCGTAATGCCGTCACGCGCCTCTACTACCACACCGGGCAAGCAGGCAAAGACTGGTGCCTTCCAGCAGTAGGCTGCCGATGTCGCCAAACCGATGGTGAGGTACTGCCAGGCGTGCCCGCGACCGAAATGGTCTTTGCCTTTGCTCCAGTCAACTTGGATAAAGTCAAAGGCATACCTCTGGCCAAGTTGGTCTGTGCCATGACTAGGCACCTTGCTGCCAGGCGTGTTCGGTGCCACCCACTCACCCCGCAGCGGGAAACTGACAGTAGTAGTATCGCTCATTGGCTTCCCCCCTTCTTTCTGCCGCCTACCGGCATCCCACGGCATGACCTCAAAAGAGCTCGTTTACCCAAAACAAGGCGTCAAAGTAGGCCGCCATGAACTTTTTGGTGGGTACTCTTTGGCCGAGCACATTTAGGGTTTCTGCCTCCCACTCAGCGCGCTCGTAGGCAATGACACTGTCGAGCACAGTACGCAGGCCATTATGCTCGCCAAGAAGCGCCGCCGAAACATCTGCCGGTAAGGGCAAGTCCTTAACTATATCGGCCATAGGACGATTAAGTAGGGTGTCAAGCGAGGAGAACAGGCCAGTAAGAAAGTGAGAGAAGCCCCCCGAGCCCCACCCTGCTGCCGTGTGAGCTCCTCCATTAATTTAGCGCGGACCAAGCTGGTCTTTACTAACTCCTGATTCTTGCCCCCTTGCGTCTCCATTAAGATCATAAGGTAGACCCATTTGCGAAACTCAAGTAGCCCGATGCGCACTAAGGCCTGCTCAATAGACAGAATGCGCTGCACCGTACCATAGGCAGCTGAATTGGCGAGCTTGAGGAGCTTGTACATGAGACCGACATCGCGCTCAATAATCGCCGTAATATCTTGGTAGTCTGGCTCTTCGTTTTCTAAGGCGGAGATAATCTGGACTAGGGTGGTGTTAAGGCTGGTTATTTCACGGCCGGCGACAATGGCAGGCTTGCTAAAGAAGTATCCTTGAAATAGATCAAAGCCCATCTTCAGCGCGACATCAAACTCTGCCTGCGTGTCTAGCTTTTCGGCCACAAAGCATTTTCGCCCCTTGTATTGCGAGAAGAACTGCCGCTGCCCATAGTCACGCAAGGAGCTTAGCTCTAACTTGACGATAGAGGAGAGCTCGAGCAGTGGCAGCATTTCTTCCCTGTGCACATAGTCATCGAGCGCTAGTACATAGCCCTGACTAACCAGCTTGCGGCAGGCAGCAACTACGGCCTCTGTTGGCAGAACGCGCTCTAGCACCTCGACCACGAGATTTTTCTTGGGCAAAAGTAAGGGCACCTCGCGCTCTAGCAATTCACTCGAGAAATTAATAAAGGCACGCGTGCCGCTCGTCAGCTCGTCTAAGTGCATGACGAAGTACGCATGATTAATAAGCTCTGCCGTCGCTTGGCTATCGCTTAGGCCCTCGAAAACATTGTTCTGGCTACGACGATAGAGTAGCTCATAACCGTAGGTCTTCATTCTCTTGTCGAAAATGGGCTGTCTCCCAACATAGACTTCCATACGCAGCCCTCCCCTGCCTGTAAGTGGGGCAAAAACTCGTAAGTGATTGCCCACCTTACCTTATGCCCTCTGGAGCAAGTGATCATCCCTATGCTTCATAGATTCTGACCATTTTTCAATTTTAAGAAATATGTCACGTTCTTATGATCATGAGCACTCCCGCTATTTCATTCTCAAGCTCATCACATTCGTCCTGCTGGCTTCTTATGTAGCTTGCGAAAAGGGCTGCTTTTTCTGGATACAGCTCTTGCAGTTCAGTCGCCCTGGCAACTATACAGGCCTGCTGCCATTCATTTAGGCGCTTCATTTCTTCATCTTCAGTAAATTTCTCATCGAGCAGCGAAACTCCTGCATTTTGTAGAAACATCAGCCACTGGTTTCTTGCTAGGTACTTCCCTAAAACCTCTTCCTTGGCGTAGGCATCATCGAGGACTATGTAGCCGCCGCCTTTGACGGTGCTCTTTAGCTTGCGAATGGCCTCCTCGCAACCTCCAAGCACATCTCCTGCGGCGCCAAACACAACCAAATCATAGTCCCTTTCGGCCATTACGAACTCGTTTATATCTCCCACCTGAAATTCACACAGACTTTCTAGGCCGTACTCATTGGCTTTCTTGTTGGCAAAGGCGATAAACTCAGGCATGATGTCAATGCCCTTGACCCTGCAGCCGAACGCCTCGGCTAGTCTGACGCTGACGGCGCCTTTACCGCATGCCAAATCAAGCACCTTTGTTTGCCTGGATACCTGCACATGCCTCTCTATAATCTCAATAATGTCTTTTGGTGACGAACCAAGCTCCCACAAATCCTGTAGCAGGTATGGGAGGTACGGAATGAGCTCTGTAGACTCGGCAGTTAGTGACTTTGCCAGCTTCTCTTCAACCTGTGACATCGCGATTCTCCTCTCATAAACAATTTCGCCTTACAGACAACCGGTCTGCGACTTACTAGCTTTAGCAGGATGACCTGAACTGCTGCAGAATACTTATGACGTAGTCACTACTAGGGGGGAACTAAGTCGCGTACTAAAGAAGAGCTGCTGCAAGCGTATACCAGCGACGCCGACCGCCTCTTGGCGGCCAAGGCTTTAGACAAACTAATGTTAGCCGAAAAAACATGGCAAGTGGTAGCCGGCGACTTCTGCGACCCGGCACAAGTCCAGCTCATTTCACAACTGGCATCGCGGGCGGGCTGTGAGGCCAGCGCCTATTTTGCAGGTGGTTACGCGCACGCAGAACGCCTGCGGTGCTGTTTTGCGCGGCCCGAATGCCCGCCCCAAGCTGCAGACTACAAGCTCGCACTGCTACGGGTCAGCGGCAATTTTGCCTTTTTTAAAGTTTACCATCGAGACTTTCTTGGCGCCCTGCTCAATCTAGGAATACGGCGTGAGAAACTAGGTGATGTAGTCGCCGAAGACACAGGCGCGTTCCTGGTGGTGGACAGTGCTGTGGCAGAGCCTATTCGCATGAACTTAAATCAAGTCGGGCCAGTGCCGGTGACTGTGGCTCTGGCAGACCTAGCCTCCCTCAGCTTATATCAGCCGCATTTCCAAACCTCTACAGTTGTTGCCGCCTCGCCCCGCCTCGATGCCCTTGCAGCTGCCGTGTACAATATTTCGCGCAGTGAGGCTGCTAGCCTAGTAGAAGGCGGGCTGGTGAAGCTCAATCATATCCCTTGCCGGAGTGGCAGCAAGGAGGTAAAGCCAGGAGACCTTATTTCTGCAAGGGGGCTAGGCCGCGTCTATGTACGAGAGTTTACCGGCCAAACCCAAAAAGGTCGCCTGCGAGTACGCATAGAAGTTAAGGTGGAGAGGAATGAGTAAGCTATGGACGCAAGGAGGATATCATGAACGCCACAAATTGGAATTTTGACCACTCTTACAGTCGTCTCCCAGCCTTGTTTTACGAGCTAAGATCCCCCACCCCTGTACGCGCCCCCGACTTAGTGCTCCTAAACGAGGCCCTGGCCACCGAGCTTGGACTTAGCACGGAAGCTCTACATAGTCATGATAGTGTCTTGGGACTCTCCGGCAGTAAAACACCCCTGGGCGCACTGCCACTGGCACAGGCTTACGCAGGGCACCAATATGGGCACTTCACCATGCTAGGCGATGGTCGCGCCATACTCCTTGGCGAGCACATCACCCCAACTGGTGCGCGCTTTGACATACAACTTAAGGGCTCTGGTCCGACAAAGTATTCACGCCGGGGGGACGGGAGAGCGCAGCTTGGGCCCATGCTGCGCGAATATGTGATTAGCGAGGCCATGCATGCGCTTGGCATCCCCAGCACGCGCAGCCTAGCAGTTGTACGCACGGGCGAGGTAGTTTGGCGTGACACAGCGGGCCCCGGGGCAATCCTTACGCGCGTAGCACAAAGCCACCTGCGCGTGGGCACAGTGCAGTACGCTGCAGAATGGGGAACAAAGGCCGACTTGCGCACGCTAGCCGACTATATCATCGCCCGCCATTTTCCACAGTTAGTCGCAGAGGAGGAACGCTACCTGCTCCTCTTTCGTGAGGTAGTACAACGCCAGGCCACACTCGTGGCTAAGTGGCAGCTCGTGGGTTTTGTGCATGGCGTGATGAATACCGATAATATGTCGCTCTGCGGTGAGACGATAGACTATGGCCCCTGCGCCTTTATGGACACCTACGACCCAGCTACTGTTTTTAGTTCTATCGATACACAGGGCCGTTACGCCTATGGCCAGCAGCCGAAGATTGCCGCCTGGAATTTAGCACGCCTAGCCGAAGCCCTCCTGCCCCTAATTCATGCCGATCAGAAACAAGCCGTTGTCTTGGCGCAAGATGAGTTAGCTCGTTTTGCCGCCTTGTATGACAGGGCCTGGGCTAGTGGCATGCGCCGTAAGCTTGGCCTACGCGGCGAACACGCTCTAGATATGCCTCTCTTTACTGACCTGCTTCACCTCATGCAGCGCTACCAAGCTGACTACACGAATTTTTTCCTTGGGCTAACTTTCGGTGACTATGGCGGCATTCCCATCTTTAGCAGTGCCGAGTTTAAGGAGTGGCTACAACGCTGGCAAGAGAGGAGAGAACAACAAGACGAAGGCGGGATATCAGCACATGAGCTGATGCGCAGTGCCAACCCCGCCCTAGTACCCCGCAACCACCGCGTCGAGGAAGCCCTGCAAGCAGCGGAACAAGGAAACTTGGCCACAGTAAAGCTTCTGTTAAAAGCACTCGCCAACCCGTATGCACATTCCCCCGAGCAAAAGGCCTATAGCCAGCCGTCGGGCCTGCCCTATCGTACCTTCTGCGGCACCTAGCAGGCTGTCTCTTGGCCAGGTGCTTTCACAAAGAGTCAAGACGCAAGCCCTCGACTGGCCTTCTGGCAAGACGAGGGCTCTTGACGCTTAAGTTCCTTGTAGTTCAATTAGACGGTACAGTAACGCGCTCGCAACAAGTGCCATCACAGCCCCAAAAGCAAAGGGAGCGGAAGGACCAACGTACTTCCAAAGTAAACCGGCCAAAAGACTGGCTGGAAGCAGTGTCATGCCAACTATGGTTCCGTGCCAGCCAAGAATGGTGGCCTTGCCAAATTTTCCTCCGATATCCATCAACAGGGCCTTTTCCACGCCCTCTGCGATGCCCGCATACAGTCCGTAGATAGCAAACAAGAGCCACAAGGCACTCGGAGAAGACACAAGCGCAAAGCCGGCGTAGACAACCGCATACAGCAGGTAAGCGCCAAGCAGCAAGGGCTTCCGGCCTACTCTATCAGATAGTTTACCAGCCCCATAAGACACGGCAGCATAACTAAGGTTGTACACGAGGTACAGTAACACCACACTCGCCGGTACAAAGCCGGTGTTGTAGGCTCGCAGCAGGATAAAGTGATTCGAAGAATTGCCGAGGGCAAACAATAGTGATACCAGGTAAAACATTTTAACAGGCTGCGGAAGTTGCGCTAGGGGGGGCAGGGCCTGTTTGGACGAACTGCTCTTCGCAGCTAGCGCCTCTTTCACTGGCACGAAGCACAGTACTGCCAAGCCAGCTGGGAGCAAAGACCAGAGAAAAACGCGCGAGTACTCCTGAGGCGCAGTTCTTAAAAGGAAGTAGGCCAATACAACGCCAACCGCCGCGCCAAGTGTATCCATCAACCGATGAAAACCGAAGGCGGCTCCAAGTTTGCCTGGCATGGCAGATTCCGCAATTAAGGCATCGCGCGGTGCACTGCGCACACCTTTGCCCATGCGGTCTAGGGCTCGTGCCAAAAATACCCCCGGCCAGCTTCCCGCTAAAGCCAGTAGTGACTTACCTGCAAAGGAAAACAGGTACCCACTGACGGCCAAAGGTTTGCGTTTGCCTAGCTGATCAGAGTAGCGGCCAGAGACAACCCTAAGCAGTGAAGCAAGGCTCTCTACCGTCCCTTCAATTAGCCCAATCACCACCGGGCTAGCCCCAAGGCTACTAGTCAGGAAGAGGGGAATGAGGGGATAAACCATTTCGGAAGATATATCGGTAAAGAAACTGATTAAACCAAGCAGAAAGATGTTCACAGATTGACACGCTCCTTTTGCAGTTCGCAAGTGGCAGATACTGTTTGCCTCGGTCTACCGGTGCTTATTTACGTCTTCCGCGCCGCTTAAAGTCTTGTTGCAAGGCGGCGTTCCAATCTAGCGGTACGGCAGACTCTTCGCGGAACATAGACACCGCGTCGCTCATCGCCATAAAACTCAAGGACAGGCCCTCTCTGTCTGGGTGGAAATCCTGTGCGCGGTCTACCGCAATGCCAAACCGGTGGGCGGCCGCCACAGCATCGATATTTGCACCGAGAAAAATAAACTCCCACCCGTATTTTTTCTTCTTGTGCTCGACTCTTTCCTTTATCATCTCGGCCGAATACTCGCGGCTGGCGTTCTCCTCGCCGTCTGTGATAATGACGAACAACACTTTCTCGGCACGAAACTCCTCGGCAGTATTCTTTTGCACTTTGCTTACCTTGTGGATCGCCTTGCCTATGGCGTCTAGGAGCGCGGTGTTTCCCCCAACCTGATACTCCCTCTCGCTAATAGAACGAACCCCTCTAATATCGATACGGTCATGCAGCAGCTCGTAGTCATGCGCAAACAGCACCGTCGTAATGCAGCACTCACCTAGAACTGCCTTCTGCTTTTCCAGCATGGAGTTGAAGCCGCCAATAGTGTCCGCCTCTAGGCCACTCATGGAGCCACTCTTATCTAGTATGAATACGAGTTCGGTCAGTCCACTTTTCATTACAGGACCCTCCCTTAAGTTTCTTGTGACTTAAGGGTAGCACCTCCCGCAGGGAACAAGGTCGCTTGCTAAGCGACAAAGAAGGGCATCTAT
This window of the Bacillota bacterium genome carries:
- a CDS encoding YdiU family protein, producing MNATNWNFDHSYSRLPALFYELRSPTPVRAPDLVLLNEALATELGLSTEALHSHDSVLGLSGSKTPLGALPLAQAYAGHQYGHFTMLGDGRAILLGEHITPTGARFDIQLKGSGPTKYSRRGDGRAQLGPMLREYVISEAMHALGIPSTRSLAVVRTGEVVWRDTAGPGAILTRVAQSHLRVGTVQYAAEWGTKADLRTLADYIIARHFPQLVAEEERYLLLFREVVQRQATLVAKWQLVGFVHGVMNTDNMSLCGETIDYGPCAFMDTYDPATVFSSIDTQGRYAYGQQPKIAAWNLARLAEALLPLIHADQKQAVVLAQDELARFAALYDRAWASGMRRKLGLRGEHALDMPLFTDLLHLMQRYQADYTNFFLGLTFGDYGGIPIFSSAEFKEWLQRWQERREQQDEGGISAHELMRSANPALVPRNHRVEEALQAAEQGNLATVKLLLKALANPYAHSPEQKAYSQPSGLPYRTFCGT
- a CDS encoding M23 family metallopeptidase, which produces MSDTTTVSFPLRGEWVAPNTPGSKVPSHGTDQLGQRYAFDFIQVDWSKGKDHFGRGHAWQYLTIGLATSAAYCWKAPVFACLPGVVVEARDGITEPGWLNPWLSMLGMVRNSLKFAKRLARPDPENVDLHDFVGNYVIVKHESCYSFYAHLHPGSVSVKEGDRVEVGHQLGLVGHTGNSSQPHLHFQLMDNANLMLAQGLACAFANYELYTEGVWQRVDNGVPASSDRIRFLG
- a CDS encoding methyltransferase domain-containing protein; the encoded protein is MSQVEEKLAKSLTAESTELIPYLPYLLQDLWELGSSPKDIIEIIERHVQVSRQTKVLDLACGKGAVSVRLAEAFGCRVKGIDIMPEFIAFANKKANEYGLESLCEFQVGDINEFVMAERDYDLVVFGAAGDVLGGCEEAIRKLKSTVKGGGYIVLDDAYAKEEVLGKYLARNQWLMFLQNAGVSLLDEKFTEDEEMKRLNEWQQACIVARATELQELYPEKAALFASYIRSQQDECDELENEIAGVLMIIRT
- a CDS encoding photosystem II S4 domain protein encodes the protein MLAEKTWQVVAGDFCDPAQVQLISQLASRAGCEASAYFAGGYAHAERLRCCFARPECPPQAADYKLALLRVSGNFAFFKVYHRDFLGALLNLGIRREKLGDVVAEDTGAFLVVDSAVAEPIRMNLNQVGPVPVTVALADLASLSLYQPHFQTSTVVAASPRLDALAAAVYNISRSEAASLVEGGLVKLNHIPCRSGSKEVKPGDLISARGLGRVYVREFTGQTQKGRLRVRIEVKVERNE
- a CDS encoding MFS transporter, whose product is MVYPLIPLFLTSSLGASPVVIGLIEGTVESLASLLRVVSGRYSDQLGKRKPLAVSGYLFSFAGKSLLALAGSWPGVFLARALDRMGKGVRSAPRDALIAESAMPGKLGAAFGFHRLMDTLGAAVGVVLAYFLLRTAPQEYSRVFLWSLLPAGLAVLCFVPVKEALAAKSSSSKQALPPLAQLPQPVKMFYLVSLLFALGNSSNHFILLRAYNTGFVPASVVLLYLVYNLSYAAVSYGAGKLSDRVGRKPLLLGAYLLYAVVYAGFALVSSPSALWLLFAIYGLYAGIAEGVEKALLMDIGGKFGKATILGWHGTIVGMTLLPASLLAGLLWKYVGPSAPFAFGAVMALVASALLYRLIELQGT
- a CDS encoding HDOD domain-containing protein, translated to MEVYVGRQPIFDKRMKTYGYELLYRRSQNNVFEGLSDSQATAELINHAYFVMHLDELTSGTRAFINFSSELLEREVPLLLPKKNLVVEVLERVLPTEAVVAACRKLVSQGYVLALDDYVHREEMLPLLELSSIVKLELSSLRDYGQRQFFSQYKGRKCFVAEKLDTQAEFDVALKMGFDLFQGYFFSKPAIVAGREITSLNTTLVQIISALENEEPDYQDITAIIERDVGLMYKLLKLANSAAYGTVQRILSIEQALVRIGLLEFRKWVYLMILMETQGGKNQELVKTSLVRAKLMEELTRQQGGARGASLTFLLACSPRLTPYLIVLWPI
- the larA gene encoding nickel-dependent lactate racemase produces the protein MAIVKIPYAREFVELSVDDRNLVGVLMSQADHYHASGTQEAIISQALAQPIASPRLSELAMGKNKVVVITSDHTRPVPSKITLPLLLAEIRRGNPAADITILIATGFHRLTTREEMLSKFGEKLVAEENFVNHDCRDEASLIDVGVLPSGGRLALNKLAVEADLLVSEGFIEPHFFAGFSGGRKSVMPGVASATTVLANHCAKFIASEYARAGILTNNPLHIDMLYAAKAVNLAFIMNVVIDAEKRVIKAFAGHMEEAHLTGCEFVAKLAAVKAIKADIAITSNGGYPLDQNVYQAVKGMTAAEATCKEGGVIIIAAACNDGHGGKDFYETFLNCPSAEAIFEEIMRVPMEETVPDQWESQILARILMKHKVILVSSHCDPQLITNMHMLHAYSLPAALDMAYAMKGDQASVVVVPDGVSVIVSS
- a CDS encoding VWA domain-containing protein; amino-acid sequence: MKSGLTELVFILDKSGSMSGLEADTIGGFNSMLEKQKAVLGECCITTVLFAHDYELLHDRIDIRGVRSISEREYQVGGNTALLDAIGKAIHKVSKVQKNTAEEFRAEKVLFVIITDGEENASREYSAEMIKERVEHKKKKYGWEFIFLGANIDAVAAAHRFGIAVDRAQDFHPDREGLSLSFMAMSDAVSMFREESAVPLDWNAALQQDFKRRGRRK